The sequence below is a genomic window from Escherichia marmotae.
CGTAAAAGCCCGTATGCTGGCTGAACAAAAAGTCGAAGCGGCGCGCGTACTGGAAAGTCTGAACGGCGCGCTGGCTGCGGATGCCGCGCTGTTAAGCACCGCAGAACGTCAGGTCATCGACGATGCCGCTGCTCACCTGAGTGAAGTAGCGCAGGGCGATGATGTTGACGCCATCGAACAAGCGATTAAAAACGTAGACAAACAAACCCAGGATTTCGCCGCTCGCCGCATGGACCAGTCGGTTCGTCGTGCGCTGAAAGGCCATTCCGTGGACGAGGTTTAATATGCCAAAGATTGTTATTTTGCCTCATCAGGATCTCTGCCCTGATGGTGCTGTTCTGGAAGCTAAGAGCGGTGAAACCATTCTCGACGCTGCGCTGCGTAACGGCATCGAGATTGAACACGCCTGTGAAAAATCCTGCGCTTGCACCACCTGCCACTGTATCGTTCGTGAAGGTTTTGACTCGTTGCCGGAAAGCTCTGAGCAGGAAGACGACATGCTGGACAAAGCCTGGGGGCTGGAGCCGGAAAGCCGTTTAAGCTGCCAGGCGCGCGTCACCGATGAAGATTTAGTGGTCGAAATTCCGCGTTACACTATCAACCATGCGCGTGAGCATTAACAGAGGTTAGTATGGGACTTAAGTGGACCGATAGCCGCGAAATTGGCGAAGCACTGTACGATGCGTATCCCGATCTCGACCCGAAAACGGTTCGATTCACCGATATGCATCAGTGGATTTGCGATCTGGAAGATTTCGACGACGACCCGCAGGCATCTAACGAGAAAATCCTCGAAGCGATTTTGTTAGTCTGGCTGGACGAAGCTGAGTGAATAAACGGGCTGCCTGGGGGTAGCCCGTTTTGCTGTTAAACAAATAAGGATAACTAAAATGACAGAAGCGATGAAAATTACCCTTTCTTCCCAACCTGCTGATGCGCGTTGGGGAGAAAAAGCGACTTACAGCATTAATAATGATGGCATTACCCTGCACCTGACCGGGGCTGACGATTTGGGGCTGATCCAGCGTGCGGCGCGCAAGATTGACGGTCTGGGCATTAAGCATGTCCAGTTAAGTGGTGAAGGCTGGGATGTGGATCGTTGCTGGGCGTTCTGGCAGGGTTACAAAGCGCCTAAAGGTACGCGTAAAGTCGAGTGGCCGGAGTTGGACGATGCACAACGCCAGGAACTGGATAACCGCCTGATGATCATCGACTGGGTGCGTGACACCATCAACGCACCGGCTGAAGAACTGGGGCCATCACAACTGGCGCAGCGTGCTGTTGATCTGATCAGCAACGTTGCGGGCGATCGTGTGACTTACCGGATCACTAAAGGCGAAGATCTGCGCGAGCAGGGTTATATGGGGCTGCACACCGTTGGACGCGGATCAGAACGTT
It includes:
- the fdx gene encoding ISC system 2Fe-2S type ferredoxin, with protein sequence MPKIVILPHQDLCPDGAVLEAKSGETILDAALRNGIEIEHACEKSCACTTCHCIVREGFDSLPESSEQEDDMLDKAWGLEPESRLSCQARVTDEDLVVEIPRYTINHAREH
- the iscX gene encoding Fe-S cluster assembly protein IscX; amino-acid sequence: MGLKWTDSREIGEALYDAYPDLDPKTVRFTDMHQWICDLEDFDDDPQASNEKILEAILLVWLDEAE